The following coding sequences lie in one Pontibacter sp. G13 genomic window:
- a CDS encoding DUF4403 family protein: MNSGIIVIETELPIKVLALAINATYPILLFDGTIEPSDQLSGYLKVIKKTPIRFYSLDDCLQSRVAVRAELTIQPIRNGLLKWMGEVSQLDSMSVDLDISTLTKLSVSDEGKLDAHTTASFEWENRPTLAGISLPLRTILTPFLETNLQQVAAQIDEQIEFMSQSATVEEAWKTVQKVTQIGTDPPTWSQIVLAEPLYVSPIAFHEGELKLRVGTVAEMEVSVGMPMPTEPAISLPQLERKALPNHFESGKITLMLAWNWLEQETKRNVALAYPDAWPDPIDLSELSLEPGPGETGFLVQLSLKTKYRLGRVKIPVRMQGDGIVHLNPKGQRLEVEFEDLSLQGGNFAARFGWMAAKKRLTKVMKETFQKLLDDLIEQEIRKAREQVANMEFPHAMSVHVQLDDFQFGEVTFPAACLKVELFVDGDMKLMIQGLPA; this comes from the coding sequence ATGAATTCCGGTATCATAGTCATAGAGACGGAGTTGCCCATCAAGGTACTCGCTTTGGCGATCAATGCGACCTATCCCATCCTCTTGTTCGATGGAACGATCGAGCCTTCAGATCAGCTTTCAGGCTATCTCAAGGTCATCAAAAAGACCCCCATTCGGTTTTATTCACTAGATGATTGCCTACAATCTCGGGTAGCCGTCCGAGCGGAATTGACCATCCAACCCATACGGAATGGCCTGCTCAAATGGATGGGGGAGGTTTCTCAACTGGATTCCATGTCAGTGGATTTGGACATTTCCACCTTGACCAAATTATCCGTTTCGGATGAAGGGAAGCTCGATGCGCATACCACCGCAAGCTTCGAATGGGAAAACCGACCTACACTTGCTGGAATTTCCCTCCCCCTACGGACGATCCTCACGCCCTTTCTCGAAACCAATCTACAGCAGGTAGCCGCGCAAATCGATGAGCAGATTGAGTTCATGTCTCAATCAGCGACCGTCGAAGAAGCCTGGAAAACAGTCCAGAAGGTCACGCAAATTGGCACGGATCCCCCTACGTGGAGCCAGATTGTGTTGGCGGAACCCCTGTATGTTTCCCCGATCGCTTTTCACGAAGGAGAACTCAAACTCCGGGTGGGAACCGTCGCAGAAATGGAGGTTTCTGTAGGGATGCCCATGCCTACAGAGCCTGCGATTTCCTTGCCCCAATTGGAGCGAAAAGCCCTTCCTAATCATTTCGAATCGGGAAAAATCACCTTAATGCTGGCTTGGAATTGGCTGGAGCAGGAGACCAAACGAAATGTCGCACTTGCCTATCCAGATGCATGGCCAGATCCAATTGACTTATCAGAATTGAGTTTGGAGCCTGGGCCGGGAGAAACGGGATTCTTGGTTCAATTGAGTCTCAAAACCAAATATCGATTGGGCCGCGTGAAGATCCCTGTCCGCATGCAAGGCGATGGAATCGTACATCTGAATCCCAAAGGCCAGCGGCTTGAAGTCGAATTTGAGGATCTGTCTCTGCAAGGAGGCAATTTTGCAGCCCGATTTGGGTGGATGGCCGCCAAGAAGCGCCTGACCAAAGTAATGAAAGAGACCTTCCAGAAACTCCTCGACGACCTGATCGAGCAAGAGATCCGAAAAGCCCGTGAACAGGTCGCCAACATGGAATTCCCGCATGCCATGAGCGTCCACGTCCAACTCGATGATTTTCAATTTGGGGAGGTGACCTTCCCAGCTGCTTGCCTAAAAGTAGAATTATTCGTGGATGGAGACATGAAACTCATGATTCAGGGCCTTCCTGCCTAA
- a CDS encoding phytoene/squalene synthase family protein yields MQLFLETCQACSKVITNAYSTSFSLGIKTLNRKYRGPIYNIYGFVRFADEIVDTFHDYDKAALLSQFREDTWKAIEEGISLNPVLHSFQQVVREYQIERELIEAFLDSMEMDLHHDRYDSPMYNQYIYGSAEVVGLMCLRVFCEGDDAQYQALRAPARSLGRAFQKVNFLRDMQADFEDRGRLYFPGVEMSSFDKDSKKAIEEDIRQDFEDAYLGIIRLPEGARAGVLLAYRYYLKLFRKICGLSPTKILEERIRIPNPVKISILVGTYFRHSLSLL; encoded by the coding sequence ATGCAATTATTCTTGGAAACCTGTCAGGCTTGCAGCAAGGTGATCACAAATGCCTATAGCACATCATTCAGCCTTGGAATCAAAACGTTGAATCGGAAATATCGGGGGCCTATATACAATATATATGGTTTTGTCCGATTTGCCGATGAAATTGTAGATACTTTTCACGATTACGATAAAGCTGCGCTTCTCAGCCAGTTTCGCGAGGACACTTGGAAAGCAATAGAAGAGGGAATCAGCTTGAACCCTGTCCTTCATTCTTTCCAACAAGTCGTTCGTGAATACCAAATCGAGCGTGAGCTCATCGAAGCATTTCTCGACAGCATGGAAATGGATCTCCACCATGACCGCTATGATAGCCCGATGTACAATCAATACATCTATGGATCAGCGGAAGTGGTAGGGTTGATGTGCCTGAGAGTTTTCTGCGAAGGCGATGACGCTCAATACCAAGCATTACGCGCCCCTGCGAGAAGCCTTGGTCGCGCATTCCAAAAGGTGAACTTCCTCCGTGACATGCAGGCTGACTTTGAAGATCGTGGAAGACTGTACTTCCCGGGCGTGGAGATGAGCTCTTTTGACAAGGATTCCAAAAAGGCCATTGAGGAAGATATCCGCCAAGATTTCGAAGATGCCTACCTAGGGATTATCCGTCTTCCTGAAGGTGCCAGAGCTGGGGTTTTGTTGGCCTATCGCTACTACCTCAAGCTTTTCCGCAAAATCTGTGGCCTCTCGCCGACCAAGATCTTGGAAGAGCGAATCCGCATTCCAAACCCTGTTAAAATCTCCATTTTGGTGGGAACCTACTTCCGTCATTCCCTGAGCCTCCTGTAG
- a CDS encoding fatty acid desaturase yields MKKLTLYLADKPFAGTAIGVVLILTWGSLLGFALSRPLIWTDPMIIFLIWGMTHLYTGLFITAHDAMHGTVAKNKLLNAWMGRICTFLFMFNNYDLLRTKHYLHHRFPGTDQDPDFHREKAGFWFWYGSFLRQYLDWKQFLAAAITFNVAGIWIDKPKLVLFWIIPSALSTLQLFYFGTFVPHMGEHAPENKHRASSQNLNHLKAFLTCYFFGYHYEHHELPRTPWWLLWRTKEQLSPHTTLQ; encoded by the coding sequence ATGAAAAAATTGACCCTGTATTTGGCAGACAAGCCCTTTGCCGGAACCGCCATAGGCGTTGTGCTCATCCTCACATGGGGGAGCCTATTGGGCTTTGCCTTGTCACGACCTTTGATCTGGACGGACCCCATGATCATTTTCCTGATCTGGGGAATGACTCACCTATACACTGGCCTGTTCATCACGGCTCATGATGCCATGCATGGTACAGTCGCCAAAAACAAACTCCTGAATGCATGGATGGGAAGGATTTGCACCTTCCTTTTTATGTTCAACAACTACGACCTGCTCCGGACCAAGCACTATCTGCATCACAGATTCCCGGGTACCGATCAGGACCCAGACTTTCACCGAGAAAAGGCAGGTTTCTGGTTTTGGTATGGATCGTTTCTACGACAGTATCTGGATTGGAAGCAATTCCTTGCAGCCGCTATCACCTTCAATGTAGCGGGCATTTGGATTGACAAGCCCAAGCTGGTGTTGTTTTGGATCATTCCCTCAGCGCTCAGTACGCTACAACTCTTCTATTTCGGGACATTTGTACCGCACATGGGAGAACATGCCCCCGAAAACAAGCACCGTGCCTCTTCCCAAAACCTCAATCACTTGAAGGCCTTCTTGACCTGCTATTTTTTCGGATATCACTACGAACATCACGAGTTGCCCCGTACCCCTTGGTGGCTACTTTGGCGAACCAAGGAGCAACTCTCGCCCCATACTACTTTACAATGA
- a CDS encoding PQQ-dependent sugar dehydrogenase, producing MPITLKRLICWSWALCACLSLTFGQQALPPFVVQTISSDWPSGVGITFAENGQMYVWGLDGKIYVGENGLRAAQPLLDISEEIARYGDHGLIGMALDPNFLQNGYYYLLYAVDRHHLLFFGTPDYDPAVSTPNQATIGRVTRYQADAATDFKTTIPGSRKVLIGETIDSGIPLLHYSHGVGSLAFGNDGTLMVSCGDGGSYLYGPDIGGDEDGAFASQALLDGIITPTEDVGAYRSQLVNTLSGKLLRIDPQTGDGIPSNPFYDASNPRAPQSRVWALGFRNPFRFVWKPGTGSHNPEDGDPGVFYLGDVGWAEWEEVNVVTQGGQNFGWPIYEGLVERWEFRWGEVRYNQEQPNPMTECEHDFYQFRELLHPHTLKPNPFFATICDPDVAVSPSARTFIHRPPMITYSNRDYNNVEQNVYVPGYDSEGNGMAISLLTEDAPVKVDTFRGTCSVGGLFYQGDAFPEEFQGKYFAADFNPGWIKVMETDDDHHFAGESQLVSNLYRFTGMAENPEDGCIYTMAYLDGNVGRLSRICYGGNSFPQVEIAYDQQFGPGPLTVQFDGTNVFDPDDDPLTYHWDFGDGTTSNEVSPSHTFASNDGAPTGYRVQLVVEDTAGGVGGDFVMISVNNTPPTAEISSFQDGDLYSMTGVTNLPLEAHVTDAEFSVDELDFEWQVNLHHNTHFHPEPIVTEPSGMAHILPEGCGNETFWYRVTLKVTDPAGLSTQVEASLYPNCDEPLAEFEWVTAEIVNPDEPDQIQINWKTLRETPNSTFEIQISEDRVEFHTIGTLDATAPTGTQYGFTYFDPEWENHFRVFYRIMIKGPDGLVDFSQVVPVVFETKSPVWVFPNPAQDILYFEFQEGQGNAQVQLYSLDGKAISTTFWGSVEGEEEVRSLDISGLKPGTYIYRVTDGPEIYNGLFVKAGKE from the coding sequence ATGCCTATCACCTTAAAACGCCTGATTTGTTGGTCTTGGGCCCTTTGTGCCTGTCTTTCCCTGACCTTTGGCCAGCAGGCACTCCCCCCGTTTGTCGTTCAGACCATCAGCTCGGATTGGCCGAGTGGAGTGGGAATCACCTTCGCCGAGAATGGCCAGATGTATGTCTGGGGACTCGACGGCAAAATTTACGTGGGTGAAAATGGACTTCGAGCCGCCCAACCGCTTCTTGACATCTCCGAAGAAATCGCTCGCTATGGCGACCACGGACTGATCGGGATGGCGCTGGACCCCAACTTCCTCCAAAATGGATATTACTATCTGCTGTACGCAGTAGATCGTCATCATCTGTTGTTCTTCGGTACGCCAGACTATGATCCTGCCGTATCTACCCCCAACCAAGCCACGATCGGCCGTGTTACCCGATATCAGGCAGATGCTGCAACAGATTTCAAAACCACCATTCCCGGAAGCCGCAAGGTCTTGATTGGAGAGACCATCGACAGTGGAATTCCTTTGCTGCATTACTCTCACGGTGTTGGTTCGCTTGCTTTCGGGAACGATGGGACCCTGATGGTTTCCTGTGGAGATGGCGGATCTTATCTGTATGGGCCAGACATTGGTGGCGATGAAGATGGTGCTTTTGCCAGTCAGGCATTGCTGGATGGGATCATCACGCCCACCGAAGATGTTGGTGCCTATCGCTCTCAATTGGTCAATACCCTCAGCGGAAAACTCCTCAGAATCGACCCGCAAACAGGAGACGGAATTCCTTCCAATCCGTTCTATGACGCTTCCAATCCTCGTGCTCCCCAATCTCGTGTGTGGGCACTAGGATTTCGCAATCCATTCCGATTCGTGTGGAAACCCGGCACCGGAAGCCACAATCCCGAGGATGGCGATCCCGGCGTTTTCTATCTAGGAGATGTGGGCTGGGCCGAGTGGGAAGAAGTCAATGTCGTCACCCAAGGCGGCCAAAATTTTGGATGGCCCATTTATGAAGGATTGGTTGAGCGCTGGGAATTCAGGTGGGGAGAGGTGCGATACAATCAAGAGCAGCCCAATCCCATGACAGAATGTGAACATGATTTCTATCAGTTCCGCGAACTTCTGCACCCTCACACCCTTAAACCCAATCCATTTTTCGCGACTATCTGTGATCCTGACGTAGCGGTTTCTCCTTCGGCCCGGACGTTTATCCATCGACCACCGATGATCACCTACTCCAATCGCGACTACAACAATGTGGAGCAGAACGTCTATGTCCCCGGTTATGACTCCGAGGGCAACGGGATGGCCATTAGCCTACTCACCGAAGATGCCCCCGTGAAAGTTGATACCTTCCGCGGTACCTGTTCGGTCGGTGGTTTATTTTATCAAGGCGATGCATTTCCAGAGGAATTTCAGGGAAAATATTTCGCCGCTGATTTCAACCCCGGTTGGATCAAAGTCATGGAAACCGATGATGATCACCATTTCGCAGGAGAATCACAGTTGGTCTCCAATCTGTACCGCTTCACCGGTATGGCTGAAAATCCCGAGGATGGATGCATCTACACCATGGCCTACCTCGATGGGAACGTCGGACGTCTGAGCCGCATTTGCTATGGAGGCAATTCCTTCCCGCAGGTGGAAATCGCCTACGACCAGCAATTTGGTCCCGGCCCTTTGACGGTTCAATTTGACGGTACAAATGTTTTTGATCCCGATGATGACCCCCTGACTTATCATTGGGATTTCGGGGACGGTACGACCAGCAACGAAGTTTCACCAAGCCATACTTTTGCCTCCAACGATGGGGCCCCGACGGGATACCGCGTGCAACTAGTGGTGGAAGATACAGCTGGAGGCGTGGGCGGAGATTTTGTGATGATTTCCGTCAACAATACCCCGCCTACCGCAGAGATCAGCTCTTTCCAAGATGGCGACCTATACTCCATGACAGGAGTGACCAATTTGCCACTGGAGGCCCATGTGACCGATGCGGAATTCTCGGTCGATGAATTGGACTTCGAATGGCAGGTTAATCTCCACCACAACACACATTTCCATCCTGAGCCGATCGTCACAGAACCATCCGGCATGGCGCACATCCTACCTGAGGGCTGCGGCAATGAAACCTTCTGGTATCGCGTGACCCTCAAAGTCACGGACCCCGCAGGATTGTCCACCCAAGTGGAAGCATCGCTTTATCCGAATTGCGACGAGCCACTGGCGGAATTTGAATGGGTTACCGCCGAAATCGTCAATCCTGATGAGCCTGATCAGATTCAGATCAACTGGAAAACCTTGCGGGAGACGCCCAACAGCACATTTGAAATCCAGATTTCCGAAGATCGCGTGGAGTTTCACACGATCGGGACCCTGGATGCCACTGCCCCGACAGGCACCCAATACGGATTCACCTATTTCGACCCGGAGTGGGAGAATCACTTCCGCGTATTTTACCGGATCATGATCAAAGGTCCGGACGGGCTGGTGGATTTCTCGCAGGTGGTTCCCGTGGTATTCGAGACCAAATCTCCCGTTTGGGTATTCCCAAATCCAGCTCAGGACATCCTGTATTTTGAATTTCAGGAGGGCCAAGGCAATGCTCAGGTCCAGCTTTACTCATTGGATGGCAAGGCGATCTCCACCACCTTCTGGGGGAGTGTAGAGGGCGAGGAAGAGGTTCGTAGTTTGGACATTTCTGGCCTCAAGCCCGGCACTTACATCTATCGAGTCACCGATGGTCCGGAGATCTACAATGGTCTGTTCGTGAAAGCGGGCAAGGAGTAA
- a CDS encoding PKD domain-containing protein, whose amino-acid sequence MKQFVLIITFLIPCISYAQIFPHLMSQRFIDNAGEDEAKRLLIAPDGNLLMGGITIAPDSLDNHCGNIWIVKADTTGDVIWDQEINMQGCEEIRDMVATEDGGVIFTGVTTTMMDHEEKGNRWFWGDFFVGKLDHTGAIDWLKSYGGSDLDQANGIAKGHYGDFMVVGGTHSRDGHVSNNHGMSDIWIQRIDPDGESQFDLVVGGSKHDWANSISVCQNGDFLIAGYTNSGDFTDQKAGLYGNGCIMRITQSGYIVWKRTYACPKGGYFTDVSEDKDGTIMVVGTYQSETDLTADFWWMKLNSRGVMIQQKVYSGPENEYLVSHARCENGYIMAGYSTAVSGTGFYSKGGDDFWLTRTDEQGNILWRKTYGGRHYERCADVVEYRPGVYYALGDKENRFTRSENHDKDFWLLKIQEFPEDSMSAGIFVRAKNYRVNRDTPTRFRAECDYCERFLWDFGDGTTSTERDPLKTYKLSGAYEVRLTIFVNEHCRETVTLQKELEVW is encoded by the coding sequence ATGAAGCAGTTTGTACTTATCATCACGTTTCTGATTCCCTGCATTTCCTACGCACAGATTTTTCCCCATCTCATGTCCCAGCGGTTCATCGACAATGCCGGTGAGGATGAGGCCAAGCGGCTCTTGATCGCCCCAGACGGCAATTTGCTCATGGGAGGGATCACCATTGCGCCGGATTCCCTCGACAATCATTGCGGCAATATCTGGATCGTCAAAGCCGACACCACGGGTGATGTGATCTGGGATCAGGAGATCAATATGCAGGGGTGCGAGGAAATTCGCGATATGGTGGCTACTGAAGATGGCGGGGTAATCTTCACGGGAGTTACGACAACCATGATGGACCATGAAGAAAAAGGAAATCGCTGGTTTTGGGGAGATTTCTTTGTCGGAAAACTGGACCACACAGGTGCCATCGATTGGCTGAAAAGTTATGGCGGTAGTGACCTGGACCAAGCTAATGGCATCGCTAAGGGACACTATGGCGACTTCATGGTCGTCGGAGGAACGCACTCCAGAGATGGACATGTTTCCAACAATCATGGGATGAGCGATATCTGGATTCAACGAATTGACCCAGATGGCGAATCTCAATTTGATCTGGTGGTCGGTGGATCTAAGCATGACTGGGCCAACTCTATTTCCGTCTGCCAAAACGGTGATTTCCTGATTGCAGGGTATACCAATTCTGGAGATTTCACTGACCAGAAAGCGGGATTGTACGGAAATGGATGCATCATGCGGATTACCCAATCGGGCTATATCGTCTGGAAACGCACCTACGCCTGTCCAAAAGGGGGCTACTTCACCGATGTGTCCGAGGATAAAGACGGAACGATCATGGTGGTGGGGACCTATCAATCCGAGACAGATCTAACCGCGGATTTCTGGTGGATGAAGCTGAATTCCCGCGGCGTGATGATTCAGCAGAAAGTCTACAGTGGTCCTGAGAATGAATATTTGGTTTCTCACGCCCGATGTGAAAACGGCTATATCATGGCTGGATATTCCACGGCTGTTTCAGGAACGGGTTTCTATTCCAAAGGAGGGGATGATTTCTGGTTGACGCGTACGGATGAACAAGGCAACATCCTATGGCGCAAAACCTATGGCGGTCGCCATTACGAGCGTTGTGCGGATGTCGTGGAATATCGTCCCGGTGTGTATTATGCGCTCGGCGACAAGGAAAACCGATTTACCCGATCCGAAAATCACGATAAGGACTTTTGGCTCCTGAAGATTCAAGAATTCCCGGAGGATTCCATGTCTGCGGGCATCTTTGTCCGAGCCAAAAACTATCGAGTCAATCGCGACACCCCCACCCGGTTTCGTGCTGAGTGCGATTATTGCGAGCGATTCCTTTGGGATTTCGGGGATGGAACAACTTCCACAGAGCGTGATCCTCTCAAAACCTACAAGCTCAGCGGTGCCTACGAAGTGCGTTTGACCATCTTCGTGAATGAGCATTGCCGCGAGACGGTTACCCTCCAGAAGGAATTGGAGGTTTGGTAG
- a CDS encoding 4'-phosphopantetheinyl transferase superfamily protein, whose protein sequence is MMDLSLDQLPLAPHSGSVDIWIWQDHGIPFPDDCLLWLSDSEKAQIDHFKTGLRQREYLAGRIMIRSVLARYLDCQPGEVNLEIRPSGKPFVRQSKFDFNLSHSGSGYALAISRAGNVGVDIEWLNRKVDYFRLSSVFRSSEIEAWDAETPDLKRMHFFQRWTGKEAIFKACGDRALLFRDFEVKVPDMSPVVNFGEYPLPQNWWFQAFPYGDEYWVCLAVANPTAQIEFRTLEYNPPRS, encoded by the coding sequence ATGATGGATCTCAGCCTTGACCAACTCCCCCTAGCACCTCACAGCGGCTCTGTAGATATCTGGATCTGGCAGGATCACGGAATTCCTTTTCCGGATGATTGCCTGCTATGGTTGAGCGATTCGGAGAAGGCCCAAATTGATCATTTCAAAACGGGTCTCCGCCAACGCGAGTATTTGGCGGGAAGGATCATGATTCGCTCTGTCCTCGCACGGTACCTGGATTGTCAGCCGGGGGAAGTAAATCTGGAAATTCGGCCTTCGGGAAAACCCTTCGTTCGCCAATCTAAATTTGATTTCAACCTTTCCCATAGTGGATCGGGATATGCACTCGCAATTTCTCGAGCAGGAAATGTGGGCGTCGATATCGAGTGGCTCAATCGCAAGGTGGATTATTTTCGGCTCTCCTCGGTATTTCGTTCCTCCGAAATCGAAGCCTGGGACGCTGAAACACCAGATTTGAAAAGGATGCATTTTTTCCAGCGATGGACTGGGAAAGAAGCGATATTCAAGGCTTGTGGAGATCGTGCCCTGCTTTTCCGAGATTTTGAAGTGAAAGTCCCCGATATGTCCCCAGTCGTCAATTTTGGCGAATATCCGTTGCCCCAAAATTGGTGGTTTCAGGCTTTTCCCTATGGAGATGAATACTGGGTATGTCTGGCGGTAGCCAATCCCACTGCTCAAATTGAATTTCGCACCCTCGAATACAACCCTCCTCGTTCATGA
- a CDS encoding RNA polymerase sigma factor yields MTALEFNTAVVNLYKSLKPIAFKLTRDTEEANDLLQETLLKAIANRDKFTDGTNLKAWLYTIMKNTFITNYHRLVKRKTFIDTTENLHFINSSFHVTENGAGSKLAMDEIDTAIKDLNHEYKTPFMMHYKGYKYFEIADILNIPIGTVKNRIHIARKELKGKLKSYAKP; encoded by the coding sequence ATGACTGCTTTGGAGTTTAACACGGCGGTAGTCAATCTCTACAAATCCCTGAAGCCGATTGCTTTCAAATTGACTAGGGATACCGAGGAAGCCAATGACCTGTTACAGGAGACCCTGCTCAAAGCCATTGCTAACAGGGACAAGTTCACTGATGGTACCAACCTGAAGGCCTGGTTGTACACGATCATGAAAAACACGTTTATCACCAACTATCACAGATTGGTAAAACGTAAAACCTTCATCGATACAACTGAGAACCTACACTTCATCAATTCATCCTTCCACGTAACTGAAAATGGTGCGGGATCTAAGTTGGCGATGGATGAAATTGATACGGCCATCAAAGATTTGAACCACGAATACAAGACCCCATTCATGATGCACTACAAGGGGTACAAGTATTTTGAGATTGCAGACATCTTGAACATCCCTATCGGAACTGTCAAGAATCGCATTCACATTGCTCGGAAGGAATTGAAAGGAAAGCTGAAGAGCTACGCGAAGCCTTGA
- a CDS encoding S41 family peptidase, giving the protein MNKVIKYFLFGLAFIVVGLLAGFKIKENQGSPQGMSIYSGVGKLQHTLQFIQNNYVEDVAANKLVDDAIQGVMEGLDPHSFYIPASEMKQMREQMNGSFEGIGIQFNILEDTIYVETPLSGGPSEKLGIMAGDRIVTVDGENVAGIGITNSDVTKYLKGPKGTQVLVGILRSGFEDLLEFNITRDKIPLNSVDYAYMISNGMGYIRITRFAETTFQEFHEQLVALKEQGMESLILDLRGNPGGYMTQAYHIADEFLKGGMGIVSTEGRIPNSQQSYESTDEVGEFEKGGLIVLIDYSSASASEIVSGAIQDHDRGLIVGVRSFGKGLVQIQEEFEDGSAIRIVVSKYYTPSGRCIQKPYDKTSEEYDAEISERFQSGEIFDETKIQVPDSLTFRTDAGRIVYGGGGIYPDVFVPDDTTGGSKYFTDLRIQDMFRRFAAHYVDSHKTLASTYPEPRDYYEKFAVTQSLLNEFISFAEAREVPFVAEDYETSKKYIDNRIMAYIGRRLHGEEGFWPVIHKTDQVIQRARKLMPFSSELEETGQFSIAN; this is encoded by the coding sequence ATGAACAAAGTCATCAAGTATTTCCTCTTTGGCCTTGCATTCATCGTGGTAGGGTTGCTCGCGGGATTTAAGATTAAAGAAAATCAAGGATCGCCCCAAGGAATGAGTATCTACTCCGGGGTAGGCAAGCTTCAACATACCCTTCAGTTTATCCAAAATAATTATGTGGAAGACGTTGCCGCCAACAAACTGGTGGACGATGCGATTCAAGGAGTCATGGAAGGACTCGATCCTCACTCTTTCTATATTCCCGCCTCTGAAATGAAACAGATGCGGGAGCAGATGAACGGCAGTTTTGAGGGGATTGGCATCCAATTCAACATTTTGGAGGATACCATATATGTCGAAACTCCGCTCTCCGGTGGCCCTAGTGAAAAGCTTGGGATCATGGCTGGTGATCGAATTGTAACAGTTGACGGCGAAAATGTCGCCGGTATCGGCATCACCAACTCCGACGTCACCAAATACCTGAAAGGCCCGAAGGGTACGCAAGTGCTGGTGGGAATTCTCAGAAGTGGTTTCGAAGATCTCCTCGAATTCAATATCACACGCGACAAGATTCCGCTCAACAGTGTAGATTATGCCTACATGATCAGCAATGGTATGGGGTATATCCGTATCACCCGATTTGCTGAGACCACCTTCCAGGAGTTCCACGAGCAGCTGGTCGCCCTCAAAGAACAGGGCATGGAATCCCTGATTTTGGATCTTCGCGGAAACCCCGGTGGCTACATGACCCAAGCGTATCATATCGCCGACGAATTCCTCAAGGGTGGAATGGGTATCGTCTCCACAGAAGGCCGTATTCCCAATAGTCAACAATCCTATGAATCTACCGATGAGGTGGGTGAATTCGAAAAAGGAGGCTTGATTGTCCTTATTGACTATAGCTCTGCTTCTGCGAGTGAAATCGTTTCTGGAGCCATCCAAGATCACGACCGCGGCTTGATCGTGGGCGTACGCTCTTTTGGTAAAGGGCTGGTGCAGATTCAGGAAGAGTTTGAAGACGGTTCTGCCATCCGAATTGTCGTTTCCAAATATTACACCCCAAGTGGCCGGTGCATCCAGAAGCCTTATGACAAGACTTCTGAAGAATACGACGCAGAAATCTCCGAGCGATTCCAGTCTGGGGAGATCTTCGACGAGACCAAGATTCAAGTGCCCGATTCCTTGACATTCCGTACGGACGCAGGACGCATCGTTTATGGCGGTGGGGGAATTTATCCAGACGTATTTGTGCCAGACGATACCACGGGTGGTTCCAAGTATTTCACCGATCTCCGGATTCAGGATATGTTCCGCAGATTTGCCGCACACTATGTGGATTCTCACAAGACGTTGGCCAGTACCTATCCCGAACCCCGCGATTATTACGAGAAATTTGCGGTTACGCAGTCTCTACTCAATGAGTTCATTTCCTTCGCAGAGGCGAGAGAAGTGCCATTCGTAGCGGAGGATTATGAGACTTCGAAGAAATACATCGACAACCGGATCATGGCTTACATTGGCCGTCGTCTTCATGGTGAAGAAGGATTCTGGCCTGTGATCCACAAGACGGATCAGGTCATCCAACGCGCTCGTAAGTTGATGCCTTTCTCTTCGGAGTTGGAAGAAACTGGACAGTTCAGCATCGCCAACTAA
- a CDS encoding 2-phosphosulfolactate phosphatase — MNTKKFVHVCLTPALIDQFDVSEAIVVVIDILRATTTMCVAFDNGADHMVPVEHIDECESYKSRGYLTAGERSGVQIEGFDFGNSPFSYTPEAVQGKKISITTTNGTRAIKAAQSRGAKEIVVGSFCNISLLTEWLIEQNEHVCLVCAGWRDNVTLEDTIFAGALAKKLRGHFRRFQDTALVAETLFQSANLRKRFFFRHSSHYHRLVHLNLQEEVKYAMRRDAHPVLPLMIGNELHDVSKHLPDFESRKKEILERQLAERSNLPK; from the coding sequence ATGAATACGAAGAAGTTTGTACACGTGTGCCTGACCCCTGCCCTGATTGACCAATTCGATGTATCGGAGGCAATCGTGGTAGTGATCGATATCCTGAGAGCAACGACCACTATGTGCGTGGCTTTTGACAATGGTGCAGATCACATGGTGCCTGTGGAGCACATCGATGAATGCGAGTCATACAAATCTCGTGGATACCTCACTGCCGGTGAGCGAAGCGGGGTTCAGATTGAAGGATTTGATTTCGGGAACTCCCCATTTTCATATACACCCGAGGCGGTTCAAGGAAAGAAAATTTCCATCACCACCACCAACGGAACCCGTGCCATCAAGGCGGCTCAATCTCGTGGAGCCAAAGAAATTGTGGTAGGGTCTTTCTGCAACATTTCACTTTTGACAGAGTGGTTGATTGAGCAAAACGAGCATGTATGCCTTGTATGTGCTGGTTGGAGAGACAATGTCACCTTGGAAGACACCATCTTTGCAGGTGCTTTGGCCAAGAAGCTGAGAGGTCATTTCCGTCGTTTTCAGGATACTGCCTTGGTTGCTGAGACCTTGTTCCAATCCGCCAATCTCCGCAAGCGTTTCTTCTTCCGCCATTCTTCGCACTACCACAGATTGGTACACCTCAATCTGCAGGAGGAAGTGAAGTACGCCATGCGCCGAGATGCTCACCCTGTGTTGCCGTTGATGATTGGCAATGAACTCCATGACGTCAGCAAACATCTGCCTGACTTTGAGTCTCGGAAAAAAGAAATTCTGGAACGCCAGCTGGCTGAGCGCTCCAACTTGCCTAAGTAG